A stretch of DNA from Blastopirellula marina:
GAGAGAATCACGTCGTCAATGATGTCGCAGGCCGCATCGATCTCCTGATCGGTAAGCGAAAGAAATGGCGGCAGGAATCGCACGCGTGCCGGATTTTGTCCGGCGACGAAAGCAATGACGCCGGCATCATACAGACGATGTAGAACATTCTTGGCCGCTTCAGCCGATCCATTGAACGGCGTGAACGCAATCATCCCCCCAACGCCCCATGGGCCCGATATCTTATCGGGAGCCTTTTGGTGTAGCTTTTCAAAACGAGTGGCAAAACGCGCATGAATTGCAGCAATTCGCCCCTCTTCGCCATAAAACGCACCCTCTTTCATTTTTCGGAGAATCCACCGCGCTGCAACGATTGCGGTTGTCGAGGATGTGAACGTCTGACTCAACAAACCATGCTTGGGATTCAACTTCTCACCGAACAACGTCGCGCAAACCTGCGTCATCTTGCCAACGGTGACGACATCGGCATAGTCGTCGAGCTCAAGCATCTGAAACGCAAAGGGCTGCAGGGTACGTCCAAACGTTTGAATCTCGTCGAAGAAAATAGGTATGTTGTGCTTTCGCAGAAGTGAACAAAGGGCGACAAAGAACTCGCGTGGCGCTCCGTAGTAGCCTCCTTCCCCTTGTACCAGCTCCATAATAAAGCCGCAGTGCGAGTCTGGAAATCGCTCCACATGTCGTTCAAGCACGCGAAGAGAATGGTGCAAGCTATCGACGTCAGATCGGGCGTCATAGAACGGCACGTAATCGACGGCCATCGTTTGTGGTTGACCAACTCGATTCTTGGGTCGATCAGTAACCTGATTTAAGACCATCGACCGACCGGCGAATGCGTTTTCGAAAGCGAGAACCCTCTGCGAACCTAGGCGATGTTGAAACAAGATCTTCAAGGCGTTCTCGTTCGCCATCGCACCACTGCTAGATAGAAAGCAGTGATCTAGCTTCGCTCCATGATGCTTGGCGAGTGCTACCAGTTCGCGGCTCAATTTCAGCGACTCAACGTTCTGCTGTAGGTTGCCTTGCATCACCGTGTCCGCGAGCACGGCAGGGATTAACTCAGCGACCAACTCTGGATTGGCGTGCCCCATGGCATGCACGCCGATCCCGGTAATCATGTCATACTTGACGCTTCCATCGAGCAGTTCAACGAGAGCACTTCTTCCAGCACCGCTTCCGAGGTAGGGAAAGAAAAGTGAATTGCCACGTAAATTGGCGTATTCGTTTAGCAAATGACGGAGTTCCTCAGTCCGCTGCGGATCGGCCGCTTGGGCACTTAATTGCGAGGCATATTCCGTTACGGCTTGAGTAAGCAGTCGGGTTGCCTCGGCGACGCGGGGATCCGCCAGTAATTGCTCAGCAATCAACTTAGGAGCGTCCACAGTTGTCTCCATTTCGCATAGGGGGTGTTAAATAATTCTACGCTTCTTTCCGCATTTCGGCCTCCCGAATTTCTCGTGCCTTGCGGACCAACGTCAGGAATGTCAGTTGGGCGCGAGGGACAAGGCTGTCGAGCAACATGTACTCTTGGGGCGAGTGAATGTTGCCTCCCTGGACGCCCATTGTGTCGACGTTGGGGACTCCCAATGCTGCCAGCCGATTACCGTCGCACACCCCACCGGTTGATTCCCATTCCAGTTCTAGCCCCACTTCTCGGCCGCAATCTTGCACGGTATTCAGGAGATCGAGATAGGCCTCACTCAACGGTTTCGGCGGCGCGAAGAAGCCACCGTGTAGCACCATCGTAATGCCATCATCCGCCTCCTCGACAATTCGCTCCAGGTCACGAGACAGTTCCGCTTCTAGATCGCCTTCGGGGTAGCGAATATTAAAGCGAACCACCGCCACATCTGGCACCACGTTATTGGGTCCACCACCGTCGATTTTGGCGACGTTAACGGTTGTACCGGGCCAGCGATCATTCAACTCGTGCAGTCGCGATGCAACCTTCGCCGCAGCAACAACCGCATTGCGACCTTTGTAGAACTCTCTACCCGCATGCGCTGCTTGCCCGCGGATTACTATCTCGAAATTGCCCGAGCCCTTCCGTTGTCCGATAAGATGTCCCGTCGGGAGGCAAGGTTCGAACAACAATCCAAAATCTGCGGCCGCCCCGTATTGGGCAAATAGGCTACGCGATCCCAAAGAGCCAATTTCTTCGTCGCTATTTAATATCACCGTCCAACCTAGCTGCCCGTTGCTAGTCGCCTCGACATACTGCTCGAAGGCTTTTAGTGCGTACAACATCACCACCAAGCCCCCCTTCGCATCGGCGACGCCAGGACCATGCAGCGTGTTTCCGTCTAGCTTCAAGGTTTGGAATGTTGAATCGGCGGGATAGACGGTGTCCATGTGAATCGAGAGTACCGCCTGACGCGCCGCATCGGGGCGACGCTGGCCAACCAGGACACCAGCCAAGGGGCAGTCTTCCCTATTTCCCTGGCTGGTTACTTGGGTTTGCAGCGGAACCGCAACATAATCGAGCTGGTCACAGATCGGCTGGAATGCTGCTTGCACCAACTCCGCCATCTGACGTAAACCAGGCAAATTGTGCGTGCCAGTATTGATAGCTGCCCAGTCAACCAATTGAGTCACCATTTCGTCACGCTGATTTGCCAGCCGCAATAGAATTGATTGTGCTTCAGATTCCAGTGACATGGCCAACCTGCCGAAGAGAGTTGAAGGAGATTGTAAGCGCCCCGGTTCATTGTATGCCGTACAATACTAATGGACGTTTTTCGAGTTTACCCTGTCACGTCCCCCCTCCCATTGCAGACAGGAGCGAGCAATGTCGGAAATTCGTGTTCTGGTTGTCGAAGATAACCCACTTCAGGCAGCGCTGATCCAGGAGTTGTTAGCGCAAAGCATTGATACCCGCTTCGAGATCGACACCTATGAAAACCTCGAAACGGCCCTCAATTGTCTCAGCAAAAAGAAGTTCGATGCGGTTCTGCTCGACTTGACACTTCCCGATAGCGAAGGCCTCACCACATTCATCCGTATGCATGAGGCAGCTGCTGGTGTGCCAGTGGTTGTCTTAACGGGCAATGACGACTGGTCCTTAGCCGCAAAAGCAGTTGAGGCCGGGGCCCAGGACTATCTTATCAAAGGCAAGATCGACGGAAATCGACTCGCCCGCGCCTTACGGCTCGCCGTGAAACGCACGCACGCCGAACAACAAGAGTGGAACTCGCCGATGCTGCATCTCGCGCAGCAGCAGTTCCTGAAAGCCGCCCAGATCATGGGGCTCGACGAGAACCTTCGCGAGCGTCTTTTGTTCCCGCAACGAACACTCGTCGTCACGTTACCTTTCCGCCGCGACAACTACACGCAGGTGGAAACCGTGTTCGGTTATCGCGTGCAGCATCTGCTGACGATGGGCCCGACCAAGGGAGGTATTCGCTACCACGAAGATGTCGGCCTGGGCGAAGTGTCCGCGCTGGCGATGTGGATGAGCTGGAAATGTGCTCTGATGCGTTTGCCGTTCGGTGGTGCCAAAGGTGGCGTGCGAATCGATCCCACCGAGCTGACCGGTCACGAACTTCAGCGTCTCACCCGACGTTACACGATGGAAATCATCGAAATGATCGGTCCTGACAAAGATATTCCAGCTCCCGACATGGGAACCGACGAGCGAGTCATGGCCTGGCTGATGGACACTTATAGTCAGCAGATGGGTTACTCGGTTCCAACGATCGTCACGGGAAAACCAGTCTCGCTTGGCGGTTCGCTAGGACGCCGTGAGGCGACAGGTCGTGGCTTGGTCTACATGATTGAAGAAGCCGCCAAAATGCTGGGAATTCCCATTAAGGGTGCCACCGCAGTCGTTCAGGGTTTCGGTAACGTAGGTAGCAACACGGCACGCCTACTCGAAGAGTTGGGTGTGAAGGTCGTTGGTGTGAGCGACGTTTCTACGGGTTTGTACAATCCGAAAGGTTTGTCGGTCACTGATTTACTTCAGTACGCCCAGGATCATCGAGTGCTGAAAGGATATCCTCATGCGGATGAGGTGAGCAATCAGGAGCTACTGGAACTGCCATGCGATATCTTGGCTCCGTGTGCCTTACAGAATCAGATCACCGACCGCAATGCCGAGAAACTCAACTGCAAGTTAGTGGCGGAAGGGGCAAACGGCCCAACCAGTCTGGAAGCGGACGAGATCCTGAAGGAGCGCGGAATCTTCGTGATTCCCGACGTCCTTGGTAATGCTGGAGGTGTGACGGTCTCATACTTCGAGTGGGTCCAAGGAACGCAGAACTACATGTGGACTTTGGACGAGATCAATTCGCGCCTGAAGAAAATCTTGACTGATGCTTTCCAACGGACGGCGGGCCGGTCCGATAGTTTGAATCTCGACTTCCGGACAGCCGCGTTGATCGAAGGGATCGAACGCGTCGCCGAAGCTAAACTAAAACGAGGCTTGTTCCCGTAACCTCGGAAGAGGCTTGTAAATCTAACCGCACGGACGAGTCAGCGCTGGAGCTTCTCGTCCGTGCTCTCGAAGATCTTGTCGGCGCTCTTGGCGACGAACCCCTCAAACATCTTTCCATTCGGAAGCGGGTAACGTCGAGCGAACTCGTAATAACAGCCAGGAACTTTGTGCGGCCCATCGGAAAAAGGTACCTCAACCACCGATGCGACAGTCGATGATTGTTCGAGGAACACCTCCGGCGAACCCTTTATCGCGCCCCCTTCCTGATTCAGTGCAAAGCCACTCGTAATCAGCAGATCATTCAATTCTTGCAGCGAAGAGACGGTCGAGAGTTCATTCACGTAAATCGTGAAATGATTCGCGCAGAAACCATGGGCAGCCATCCACGAGGCATACTCGCTATCTTTCTTAAGCAACTCATAATCAGCAAAGGTTGTCTCCCATACTCGCCCCTCGGTACAGAGCGGACCGTGAAACTCGCCATTGGGGGGCAATTGATCAAGCAATCGATTGATAGCATCCTGGAATGGACTAGAGAATTCGCCCAAAATCAATTCGCTGATAAATATCTTCGGTAGGGTCGGATCTCGATGCTGAAAGTGTTTGGCATACAACTTCTTCTCCTCGAAGTGGTATTCCCCACCTTCAACATATCCCCCTTCTACGAAAGGTTTCGCCAACCGTTCGATACCGATTTGTGGATCTTGGAAGGTGCGGAACGCAATGTGATCGTTCTGAATTCCTTCACCGCGATCGGTTAGCAATTTGACGATCTGGTCCGCTTGAGGGTTGATGCGACGATAAGTATCCCAAAGTTGATTGATCAGCAATTGTATCGACATGACCATGATCTTTCTCAGAAAAGGGGGGGTGGCGATATGGGAATTCTATCGTCCCCCACCAAGCGAGCAATGCATTGTTCCCCAGAGACCTCAGAGGAGTAATGCGTGGGCTCATACGAATTAAGTTCGGCTAGTTCGTCCCTCACGCCCTCTCCGACGCCCCTCATCAATAGCTCTTCAATAACTTTCCATGAAAACGAACCCGCAACGCTGCAAGGGGAAGTTTAAATCACTGCAACCTAATGATTGGCAATAGTTTCCACCCGATAAGAGGCTACCTTTGATGCGACGAGTGAAAGTTTGATATCACGATCCATTAAAAATGGTTGACGTCATGTAATCGATCGGCGAGACTTGGAGTCACCACCCCCTTTCCACTCCTCAATTTCCCACCTCGAGCGAGCTTCGTATGATACGAACACCGAACCGTCGTCAGTTTATTAAGGGCCTCACTCTTGCCACCGCTGCCGTGGCGCTGCCCGCTTCCCAGTATTCCCGAGTGTTAGGCGCCAACGAGAAGTTTCGCATCGGAAGCGTCGGCACCGGTGGTAAGGGGTGGAGCGATCTCAATGGTGTAGCTGCAAGTCCGGAAGTTGATGTCGCGGCTTTGTGTGATATTGACAGCTCCGAAGCCCATCTGGGCCGCGCTGCTGCGAAGTATTCCTCCGCCAAGACCTACGCCGATTGGCGCAAGCTGCTCGACAATCAGGCAGACGTTGACGGCGTGATTGTCTCGACACCTGACTTCATGCACGCTCCGATCTCCCTCGCTGCGATGCAGTTGGGCAAGCATGTTTTCTGCCAAAAGCCGCTTACCCATTCGGTATTCGAGGCCCGGCAGATGCAGCTGGCTGCAAAGAAGTACGATGTGGTCACCCAGATGTGCAATCAAATTCAATCGCACACCGCCTATCGTACCGCCGTCAAGATCGTACACGATGGAATGATTGGCAAAGTTAAGGAGGTTCACTCCTGGCAAGGTGGCACGCCAGGTTGGCCACGCAACATCGAACGGCCAGAGGGCTCTGATCCTGTGCCGGATACCGTTGCGTGGGATTTGTGGCAAGGCGTCGCACCACGCCGTCCGTTCAAAAAGGGAATGTACCATCCGTTCAGCTGGCGAGGCTGGCAAGCTTACGGCACGGGACAACTGGGCGACTTCGGCTGCCATATTCTCGATCCCGTATTCAAGTCGTTACTTTTGACCGCGCCACTTGAATTGGTCGCCGATGCTCCACCTCTCAAGCCTGAAACCTGGACCGACCAGGCAACCGTGCATTACGTCTTCCCCAAGACCAAGTACACCGCCGGTGACACCATCAATGTCACCTGGTATGACGCGGCTGGCGTAAGACCGTCGCGCGAAAACATGACCGATATTCCTGCATCGGTTGATCTGCCGGGTGCTGGTTCAGTTCTGATTGGCGAGAAGGGAACCCTCATCATTCCTCACGTTGCCATGCCCAAGCTCTTTCTCAAGGGTAGTAGCGAAGAAACCAAGGTCGAGCCAATCCCTAGCGTCGATCATTACGTGCAATGGGCAGACGCTAGTCGCGGTGTCGACAAGACGACCTCCCATTTCGATTACGCAGGTCCGTTGACCGAAACCGTGTTGCTGGGCACGGTCGGTATTCGCTTCCCTGGCCAAACTTTGAAATGGGATTCAAAGAAAATGGAAATCCCGAACTTCACGGAGGCACAGCCTTGGCTGACGAAAGATTACGTCAAAGGTTGGGAACCGACCTGGGTGTAGAATTCCAGAGCTTCGATCCCCATCGTTTTCTTCCACTCGGTGAGAAAACTTTGGGGATTCCTTTTTTGATTGTTGAAAGTCTATAGATTTTCACTAAACTCCATAGCATGAGTAAAAATCAATCCGATATTGCCTACGAATTCCTTCGCCAGAAGCTTCTAAATCGCGAGCTTCTTCCCGGTACGAAGGTGCGTTACGGGCCGCTTGGAACCGAGATCGGTATGAGTGCCACGCCGGTCCGCGAGGCCATTGGCCGCTTAGCCAGCGAAGGTCTTGTCGAGCTCGTTCCCCAATCCGGGGCAATCGTCAAACAGCCAACGCGATCGGACGCCTTGGAGGTGTTCGAGCTGAGAGAAGCGATCGAGCCGTTCGCTGTCGCGAAAGCTTCGCAGTTGATTGGCGTGCGGCAATTAAAGGCCATGCAAACGACGATCGACGCAATGCAAGCAATTCTAAACGAGGTGTCGGCGGGTTCGACTACCGGTACCCAGAACGCGACTCCGTTCGATCAGGCTGACCTCAAGTTTCATATCACCATCCTCGAGTCGGTTGACAATCGCCGCATGCTCAAGGCAATCGGCGACTTGCACCTGCTGACAGAAATCATCGGGGCCGCTCGCCATACCTACGATGCAGACATTCTTGAGATGACCATCGAGGATCACATGGCAATCCTAGACGGATTGAAATTGCGCGACGCCGATGCGGCCAGCAAAGCGATGGTGACGCACATTCGAAACAGCCGTCAGATCACCCTTAGTCAGATGTCGAGCCCTATCTTTCCCCTAACCAATTAGCCTCCCCTTCACTCCTTTCAGTTCCCCTTGCGCCGAACACAAATCCATGAAGATTCAAGGCATCATTCCCCCTCTAGTCACCCCGCTCTCTGAACGCGATTCGCTCGACGAAACTGGTCTCGCGCAACTGATCGAGCGGCAACTAACAGGCCGCGTTGACGGACTGTTCGTCCTTGGTACCACCGGGGAAGGCCCGAGTTTGAGCGAGCAACTTCGGCGTGCGATGATATCCGAAACGTCTCGGCTCGTGAATGAACGTGTTCCGATCTACGTGGGGATTACCGATACATCCCTGGTCGATGCGATCCATCTCGCTCAATTTGCACTGGAACATGGCGCTGCTGCGGTCGTCGCCGCTCCGCCTTTTTATTTTCCCGCTGGTCAGACCGAGCTACAGCACTGGTTCTTGGAACTCGCGGAAGCCCTTCCGTTGCCGCTGCTGTTGTATAACATGCCCAGCTGTGTGAACATTTCAATCGAACCGGAAACGCTCGCCGTTCTTATCAAACATCCAAATATCATCGGGCTGAAAGACAGCTCTGGCGATCTGGACTATTTCGCCCAGGCAATTGAAGTTGCGAAGCAGCGGGAAGACTGGCCGGTCCTCATGGGGCCTGAGGCGTTGCTGGTCGAGGCCATGAAATTGGGAGCTGTCGGCGGCGTTACCGGTGGTGCGAATCTATGGCCAGAATTGTTCACGGATCTATTTGCCGCGGCTCGTGAACGCGATCAGGCAGCAATCGACCGATACCAGCCAATCGTCGTTGAGCTGCAAGCGTTGTACGGTTTTGGCAAGTACGGATCTTCCTACTTGAAGGGGCTCAAGTGTGCCATGGAATTGAGCGGGATCTGTTCTGGGCTGTTGGCGGCCCCGTTCGACGTTTTCAAAGCACCCGAGCGAGCACGCGTGGCTGAGTGGCTCACAACATTTTCAGCCTCGCAGACTGACTTTGCGTGCCAAGTACCTCAAGTTTGAGATAGACACATCTAGGATCGGCGGAGCCTAATGTCGACACTCGATTACATCATTATTGTTATTTACATGGCCGGAACCCTGGGACTGGGTTTCTGGTGCATGAAAGATAGCCGCGACGCGGATTCCTTCATGGTCGCGCGTGGCAAGATTGGCGGCTGGATCGTCGGTTTATCGATCTTCGGTACCTACGTCAGCAGCATCAGCTTTCTTGCTCTGCCGGGAAAAGCGGTCGTTGGCGATTGGAACTTCTTCGTCTTTTCGCTTTCGCTTCCCTTTGCAGCCTGGATCGGGGCTAGTTTGTTCGTTCCCTTCTATCGCAAGCTGGGTCAAGTTTCCGCTTACGAACACATGGAAAGCCGCTTTGGAAGCTGGGCACGCATTTATATGTCAGTCTGCTTCATGCTGTTGCAAGTCGCCCGAGTTGGATCGGTCATGTATTTGATCGCACTGGTTATGAACCAACTGCTCGCTTGGGACATGATCACGATCATCGTCATTATCGGCGGCCTGACGACGCTCTACACGTGCATCGGAGGACTTGAGGGGGTGGTTTTGACCGATGCACTACAGTCGCTCGTTCTGATTCTTGGTGCATTATTGAGTGTCATTTGGCTACCCTTCGCTATGCCGGAAGGCCCCGGCCAGATGATGGAGATTGCACTGGAGAACAATAAATTCAGTCTCGGAAGTTGGAACGCGCTCGACTGGACCGACTCGACTGTCTGGGTCGTGATGCTGTACGCCTTGGCCACCAATCTCCAGAACGTCGCCATCAACCAAAGCTATACCCAGCGTTATCTATCTGCGACCACGGAAGCGGAAGCGAAGAAGTCGGTCTGGTTTGGTAGCTTGCTATACGTTCCCGTAAGTGCGGGCTTTTTCTTCATTGGTACGGCGCTATTTTGTTACTACACGGCCCAACCAGGGCTACTACCGGAAGACCTGCATACCGCGTGGCAAGAGGGTAAGGGAGACGAGATCTTCCCCTATTTCATCATGTCGACCCTTCCGACGGGCGTTCGCGGTGTCATGGTCGCCGCAATCTTGGCCGCAGCGATGAGCACCATCAGTAGTAGTCTGAACAGCTCGGCCGCCCTGACGCTGAGCGATATCTTCCAGCGATTGATTCACCCCAATCCTACGGAAACACAATCGATGATGGTCCTTTACGGCAGCACCGTGATTTGGGGAACCGCGGGAACCGTATTGGCGATTGCAATGATCGATGTGAAGAGTGCAATGGACGCTTGGTGGTCAATGTCCGGCGTGATCAGCGGAGGAATGCTGGGACTATTTCTGTTAGGATTTTTTAGTAAACGAGCCGGAACACGTTCCGCGATTGTGGGGGTTGTCGTTGGTATCGTGATCATTGGATGGCTGACGTTTTCGCCGGATCTGGACGCTATTCCTGAATCCCTCAGCAACCCGCTCAATGGCTTGCTGACCATCGTCCTAGGGACCATTGCCATTGTGGTGACGGGGACCCTTTTTTCGTATGTCACGGGTGATCGCGATCGTATCAAACAAGACGAACCGGTCGCAGCGGAAACGACTGCCAGCAACTAACGGGAGAATCGCCTCATGCCACGCTTCATCTCGTCGAATTTGATTGTAAGTTCGATACTGCTCAGCTCGCTGTTATGCTCTCCGACGCTAGTCCAAGCCGACGATCGTCCGAATGTTCTCTTCATTGTGGCAGACGATCTTAATTGTGCGATCAGCCCGTACGATGATCCCATCGCGCAGACACCGAATCTCCAGCGTCTTGCGGAGCGAGGCCTGACCTTTCAGCGCGCCTACTGCCAACAAGCGGTCTGCAATCCCTCACGTTCGTCCTTTCTGACGGGACTGCGTCCTAACACGGTCGCCGTCGACGACCTTCGAAAATCATTTCGCGGTACCGCCCCGAACGGTAAGACCTTGATCACCTTGCCGCAGCACTTCAAGAAACATGGTTACTTTTGCCAGAACATTGGCAAAATGTTCCACAATATGGGCGATACCCAAGATCGTCATAGTTGGTCGATTGACGAAGTGTTGTTTGCTGGAACACATGCGGACGATACCGTATTCGCTAACCAGTATCGGGAAGGACCACCACCTTACAAAGCCCCTGTCGCGGAGGCTCATGACGTCCCTGATACCGCCTATCGCGATGGCCAAATCGCCAATTTGGCAGCGGCCATGTTGCGTGACCATGCGGGAAGCGACCAGCCATTCTTCTTAGCGGTTGGATTTTGGCGACCTCATTTGCCATTTGTCGCTCCCAAGAAGTATTGGGACCTATACGATCCCCAGGCAATTCCTTTGCCCACCAACCCGGTCCCTCCCCAAGACGCTCCCGAGATCGCACTGCACGACTCCCGTGAAATTAAGGGTTACGGAAATACACCGAAGGATCGAGCGTTCACTTCTGAGGAAGTCCGCCACTTTCGTCATGGTTATTACGC
This window harbors:
- a CDS encoding aminotransferase class III-fold pyridoxal phosphate-dependent enzyme; the protein is MDAPKLIAEQLLADPRVAEATRLLTQAVTEYASQLSAQAADPQRTEELRHLLNEYANLRGNSLFFPYLGSGAGRSALVELLDGSVKYDMITGIGVHAMGHANPELVAELIPAVLADTVMQGNLQQNVESLKLSRELVALAKHHGAKLDHCFLSSSGAMANENALKILFQHRLGSQRVLAFENAFAGRSMVLNQVTDRPKNRVGQPQTMAVDYVPFYDARSDVDSLHHSLRVLERHVERFPDSHCGFIMELVQGEGGYYGAPREFFVALCSLLRKHNIPIFFDEIQTFGRTLQPFAFQMLELDDYADVVTVGKMTQVCATLFGEKLNPKHGLLSQTFTSSTTAIVAARWILRKMKEGAFYGEEGRIAAIHARFATRFEKLHQKAPDKISGPWGVGGMIAFTPFNGSAEAAKNVLHRLYDAGVIAFVAGQNPARVRFLPPFLSLTDQEIDAACDIIDDVILSLEIQD
- a CDS encoding GntR family transcriptional regulator; this encodes MSKNQSDIAYEFLRQKLLNRELLPGTKVRYGPLGTEIGMSATPVREAIGRLASEGLVELVPQSGAIVKQPTRSDALEVFELREAIEPFAVAKASQLIGVRQLKAMQTTIDAMQAILNEVSAGSTTGTQNATPFDQADLKFHITILESVDNRRMLKAIGDLHLLTEIIGAARHTYDADILEMTIEDHMAILDGLKLRDADAASKAMVTHIRNSRQITLSQMSSPIFPLTN
- a CDS encoding Glu/Leu/Phe/Val dehydrogenase dimerization domain-containing protein translates to MSEIRVLVVEDNPLQAALIQELLAQSIDTRFEIDTYENLETALNCLSKKKFDAVLLDLTLPDSEGLTTFIRMHEAAAGVPVVVLTGNDDWSLAAKAVEAGAQDYLIKGKIDGNRLARALRLAVKRTHAEQQEWNSPMLHLAQQQFLKAAQIMGLDENLRERLLFPQRTLVVTLPFRRDNYTQVETVFGYRVQHLLTMGPTKGGIRYHEDVGLGEVSALAMWMSWKCALMRLPFGGAKGGVRIDPTELTGHELQRLTRRYTMEIIEMIGPDKDIPAPDMGTDERVMAWLMDTYSQQMGYSVPTIVTGKPVSLGGSLGRREATGRGLVYMIEEAAKMLGIPIKGATAVVQGFGNVGSNTARLLEELGVKVVGVSDVSTGLYNPKGLSVTDLLQYAQDHRVLKGYPHADEVSNQELLELPCDILAPCALQNQITDRNAEKLNCKLVAEGANGPTSLEADEILKERGIFVIPDVLGNAGGVTVSYFEWVQGTQNYMWTLDEINSRLKKILTDAFQRTAGRSDSLNLDFRTAALIEGIERVAEAKLKRGLFP
- a CDS encoding DUF1338 domain-containing protein; protein product: MSIQLLINQLWDTYRRINPQADQIVKLLTDRGEGIQNDHIAFRTFQDPQIGIERLAKPFVEGGYVEGGEYHFEEKKLYAKHFQHRDPTLPKIFISELILGEFSSPFQDAINRLLDQLPPNGEFHGPLCTEGRVWETTFADYELLKKDSEYASWMAAHGFCANHFTIYVNELSTVSSLQELNDLLITSGFALNQEGGAIKGSPEVFLEQSSTVASVVEVPFSDGPHKVPGCYYEFARRYPLPNGKMFEGFVAKSADKIFESTDEKLQR
- a CDS encoding dihydrodipicolinate synthase family protein, yielding MKIQGIIPPLVTPLSERDSLDETGLAQLIERQLTGRVDGLFVLGTTGEGPSLSEQLRRAMISETSRLVNERVPIYVGITDTSLVDAIHLAQFALEHGAAAVVAAPPFYFPAGQTELQHWFLELAEALPLPLLLYNMPSCVNISIEPETLAVLIKHPNIIGLKDSSGDLDYFAQAIEVAKQREDWPVLMGPEALLVEAMKLGAVGGVTGGANLWPELFTDLFAAARERDQAAIDRYQPIVVELQALYGFGKYGSSYLKGLKCAMELSGICSGLLAAPFDVFKAPERARVAEWLTTFSASQTDFACQVPQV
- a CDS encoding sulfatase — encoded protein: MPRFISSNLIVSSILLSSLLCSPTLVQADDRPNVLFIVADDLNCAISPYDDPIAQTPNLQRLAERGLTFQRAYCQQAVCNPSRSSFLTGLRPNTVAVDDLRKSFRGTAPNGKTLITLPQHFKKHGYFCQNIGKMFHNMGDTQDRHSWSIDEVLFAGTHADDTVFANQYREGPPPYKAPVAEAHDVPDTAYRDGQIANLAAAMLRDHAGSDQPFFLAVGFWRPHLPFVAPKKYWDLYDPQAIPLPTNPVPPQDAPEIALHDSREIKGYGNTPKDRAFTSEEVRHFRHGYYAAISFLDAQLGEILDALEASGQADNTIIVFTSDHGFHIGEQSLWGKTTNFELDARVPLILVDPRHPSIANQQTSALAELVDLYPTLANLTGIEGDLPDNLEGDDLSPILDDPTFTVKEAAFTQHQHPFYGSARNWRAWGYSVRTTRWRFTEWRDISTGSTIAEELYDHQEDPLETTNLADDSQRADVIATLKKTLAQQFPQEKK
- a CDS encoding hydrolase, producing MSLESEAQSILLRLANQRDEMVTQLVDWAAINTGTHNLPGLRQMAELVQAAFQPICDQLDYVAVPLQTQVTSQGNREDCPLAGVLVGQRRPDAARQAVLSIHMDTVYPADSTFQTLKLDGNTLHGPGVADAKGGLVVMLYALKAFEQYVEATSNGQLGWTVILNSDEEIGSLGSRSLFAQYGAAADFGLLFEPCLPTGHLIGQRKGSGNFEIVIRGQAAHAGREFYKGRNAVVAAAKVASRLHELNDRWPGTTVNVAKIDGGGPNNVVPDVAVVRFNIRYPEGDLEAELSRDLERIVEEADDGITMVLHGGFFAPPKPLSEAYLDLLNTVQDCGREVGLELEWESTGGVCDGNRLAALGVPNVDTMGVQGGNIHSPQEYMLLDSLVPRAQLTFLTLVRKAREIREAEMRKEA
- a CDS encoding sodium:solute symporter; the protein is MSTLDYIIIVIYMAGTLGLGFWCMKDSRDADSFMVARGKIGGWIVGLSIFGTYVSSISFLALPGKAVVGDWNFFVFSLSLPFAAWIGASLFVPFYRKLGQVSAYEHMESRFGSWARIYMSVCFMLLQVARVGSVMYLIALVMNQLLAWDMITIIVIIGGLTTLYTCIGGLEGVVLTDALQSLVLILGALLSVIWLPFAMPEGPGQMMEIALENNKFSLGSWNALDWTDSTVWVVMLYALATNLQNVAINQSYTQRYLSATTEAEAKKSVWFGSLLYVPVSAGFFFIGTALFCYYTAQPGLLPEDLHTAWQEGKGDEIFPYFIMSTLPTGVRGVMVAAILAAAMSTISSSLNSSAALTLSDIFQRLIHPNPTETQSMMVLYGSTVIWGTAGTVLAIAMIDVKSAMDAWWSMSGVISGGMLGLFLLGFFSKRAGTRSAIVGVVVGIVIIGWLTFSPDLDAIPESLSNPLNGLLTIVLGTIAIVVTGTLFSYVTGDRDRIKQDEPVAAETTASN
- a CDS encoding Gfo/Idh/MocA family oxidoreductase, coding for MIRTPNRRQFIKGLTLATAAVALPASQYSRVLGANEKFRIGSVGTGGKGWSDLNGVAASPEVDVAALCDIDSSEAHLGRAAAKYSSAKTYADWRKLLDNQADVDGVIVSTPDFMHAPISLAAMQLGKHVFCQKPLTHSVFEARQMQLAAKKYDVVTQMCNQIQSHTAYRTAVKIVHDGMIGKVKEVHSWQGGTPGWPRNIERPEGSDPVPDTVAWDLWQGVAPRRPFKKGMYHPFSWRGWQAYGTGQLGDFGCHILDPVFKSLLLTAPLELVADAPPLKPETWTDQATVHYVFPKTKYTAGDTINVTWYDAAGVRPSRENMTDIPASVDLPGAGSVLIGEKGTLIIPHVAMPKLFLKGSSEETKVEPIPSVDHYVQWADASRGVDKTTSHFDYAGPLTETVLLGTVGIRFPGQTLKWDSKKMEIPNFTEAQPWLTKDYVKGWEPTWV